CACAgcattggtacatgtatatgttactaCAGACATAACAATGTTATCTACACAAAAAATAGTCATTATTCTTCAGGTACAATAAGTGATGATTGTCACTTtgttacatacagatatatatcacaataattAAATTCACAAATCTTATTAAGTGTGGCACTATTTATGAGATTCCAATTGActtgaatttctttttttttcaatatgaaacataataaatattaagatataGGATAAATTTAATCACACGtttaacatgaacattttattcTGTGATATAATGTCTGTAGCTTGTGAAATGAATATACCCTGCTCAAAATCTGAGCCTATGGAAGAATTATTATTTGAATGCAAAACTTATGAtgaatttcttaaatatattcATCTCAACTAAATTAATTAGCACATCTAAATTATTTATGAACTGGCATGTAAGATTAtctgtgaaaataaatatcaaacttGAGCAGAAAAGCACtgagaatacatgtacaatgaacGTGAGCAAGGCTACTCTGCAAAGTCCAACCATGGCCAAATGGTCATAACCAATCGGCATCATCTTCATGATTAcaaacaaccaatcaaaatactTATAACATACATGAAAAATAATCACCTTTCCTTGTCACAAATAAAATGACCAATCACAGCTTTTGTTATATTCATATGTCAGTGGCTAATCACAGTTATATTCTGATAGGTGTTTCTCCATGGTGCAAGCAGTGAGTAAGCCAATCACAGAGAAGCTGAACAAAAATCAGCATCTACCAGCCTTATTGGTCAGCATCTACCGGCCTTATTGGTCAGCATCTACCGGCTTTATTGGTCAGTATCTACCGGCTTTATTGGTCAGTATCTACCGGCCTTATTGGTCAGCATCTACCGGCCTTATTGGTCAGCATCTACCGGCCTCATTGGTCAGTATCTACCGGCCTTATTGGTCAGTATCTACCGGCCTTATTGGTCAGCATATACTGGCCTTACTGGTCAGCATCTACCAGCCTTACTGGTCAGCATCTACCGGCCATATTGGTCAGCATCTACCGGCCTTATTGGTCAGTATCTTCCGGCCTTATTGGTCAGTATCTTCCAGCCTTATTGGTCAGCATCTACCAGCCATATTGGTCAGCATCTACCGGCCTTATTGATCAGTATCTACCAGCCTTATTGGTCAGTATCTACCAGCCTTATTGGTCAGTATCTTCCGGCCTTATTGGTCAGTATCTTCCAGCCTTATTGGTCAGCATCTACCAGCCATATTGGTCAGCATCTACCGGCCTTATTGGTCAGTATCTACCAGCCTTATTGGTCAGTATCTACCAGCCTTATTGGTCAGTATCTACCAGCCATATTGGTCAGTATCTACCAGCCTTATTGGTCAGTATCTACCAGCCATATTGGTCAGCTTTGCTAGGaattaaacaattaatttgAATCTGTTACTAATAGATAATTCCATCACTAGCTTCCTTTTTCTATCTCTTCCAAACATCGTTTCGAATATCCTTGAATGTCTGCCATGTCAGCTACTGCAGAATAAATCATTTCATGGAAAATTGATGGCCACAGTTTGAGAAGTTCATTCTTCTTTCTATCAGCAAACACTGTCTCTTTCACTATCTCATTAATGTAGGATCTGGCAAATGTTTTCTTGGCTTGTTGTTCCTATAGTGAGAAACAGAATCaatgaatatatgaatataaaatcTTGATATTGgcaaattgttttaaaaagaattttttatcaatgatacttttctttttgtttcttGTGAAGAGATTTGCCACTACTGTAAACTTACATATTTTAGCAATAATATTATTCTAGCGATTTTTACACTAGAAGTTTTACGCTAAATTGTGACTGAACTAATTgtactttctatatactgtttctatataaaacaattttgGAATGTCAATCTATTAATGCACTTATCGGTAAAAATTAGGAAATTCACTAAAATTTGAGTGCGCCAAACAAAGAAAATTTACAGTATTTCAACACTCCCATCTAAATACAGTTAAATCTGCCTACAGGACCACCTGCAGCATATGACAATAAGAGTACCATGGGTGGAACGATATaattctcttaccctggacagggatatccacagttttaccggggtgagattttctaatctcaccctagggaaaagacaagctacacatgctcttttcacgttctcaacaattgtcacgtcaacaataccatgacgtcacggcaacagtacaatgacgtcacgtcgaaaattcaatcacgtcacatCAAAATTTCTTTGCATTGATGTAgcgtcaatattagatacataagaggataaacagggtaagagaaaaataatcattccccccatggaagtgagacaggggaatctcaaccctcggggtaagataatttAGCTGCCAAACACTCGACAAGCCTCGTGTTTGACAACTAataagaatcttcccctcgggttgtgattcccctgtctcacccccaagggggtgaaagattctattactctgtctaatacatatataaaaacacCTGTCCAACAATATAGGTATCAGGATTCAGTTAGACAcacaattaaaatcaaatcaataagtataatgtgtaaggtgcTTTGAGTGATCACGATTGACAGGTGAAGATGGAATCATATTCATTAATCCATATTCAGTACTCAACATCAGTGTAAAACCCCATGGGGATCAAATTACAATATCTTGAGATTATTCCCATAATGATcatgaatacatatattttgGATTAGAACATGAAGACTTCATCAATTTTGAGAGAAtccatgttattattttttcatttcccCTTCCATGAATTATGAATCTGTAACTTTTACCCCTGCAGACACGATAAGTAATTTACTTTAAGATAAACTATCACTCACCGTCGATTTAGATGAGACTGTATCCGGACTGGTGTAATGTAACCCGGATCGACCCACAAACTCCCCCTGTGATTTGTCAAGTTTTCCTTCCAAGAATTTCTTGGATTTCTCCTCGCTCATAGCCAGGAGCTGCTTTCTCCTGTAAAACAGAGAAAAGATGTTACTACATAGGACCATAATAAATGGATATAACaatcatacacatgtacaaagaataaaagtttagtactgtatttatcctcaaacaaacTCCCCCCTCCCCTTCCTCTAGTGTaaatagtgtaaaagtttagtaccatattcatcctcaagCAAGCCCCTTCTTTTAGTGTTAAAGTTttgtaccgtatttatcctcaaacacGTAAAATTCAGGATTTCAAATTATGACCAGATGTCAGTTGTGTtgtaacacattatataacattattgtctggtttTCTGTCTGATCACTGAATAAATCCTGTCACAATACTGAGGATCTGTCTGTATGGTTTATACCCTGGATGGTCAACAAGATGGACATGATGGTCAACAAGATGGACATGATAGTCAACAAGATGGACATGATGGTCAACAAGATGGACATGATAGTCAACAAGATGGACATGATGGTCAACAAGATGTACTTGATGGTCAACAAGATGGACATGATGGTCAACAAGATGGACATGATAGTCAACAAGATGGACATGATGGTCAACAAGACGGACATGATGGTCAACAAGACGGACATGCCACATTAATGTGTGACCACTAGCCAGGGTACTAACGGTGGCTGCTTGGCTGAACAGATCTACAGAAAGTCAGTGAGTATTAACACTAAACTAAGATATCTGACGTTAAGCCCTATAAGAGCCTTCAATTTGTCTctgtaaaattaatttcttaGAAATGGAATCTACTATTTAGTCGTAATGTATTTAAAGCATTGATACACCTCTATCCCTCTTTACTTCCTTATTGGTTCCAAGAGAGAGGAGACAGAGGGGGAGAAACCACCTAGTGACGATATCTGGAGGGACCCCACTGGAGAGGAAGGTGGGGAGGAACCACCTGGTGACGAGATCTTGAGGGATACCACTGGAGAGGAAGGTGGGGAGGAACCACCTGGTGACGAGATCTGGAGGGACATCACTGGAGAGGAAGGTGGGGAGGAACCACCTGGTGACGAGATCTGGAGGGACACCACTGGAGAGGAAGGTAAGACAGAACCACCTGGTGACGAGATCTGGAGGGACACCACTAGAGAGGAAGGTGGGGAGGAACCACCTGGTGACGAGATCTGGAGGGACACCACTGGAGAGGAAGGTGGGGAGGAACCACCTGGTGACGAGATCTGGAGGGACACCACTGGAGAGGAAGTTGGGTAGGAACCACCTAGTGACGAGATCTGGAGGGACACTACTGGAGAGGAAGGTGGGGAGGAACCACCTGGTGACGAGATCTGGAGGGACACCACTGGAGAGGAAGGTGGGGAGGAACCACCTGGTGACGAGATCTGGAGGTAACATGGACCCCACTGGAGAGGAAGGTGGGGAGGAACCAGCTGGTGACAAGATCTGGAGGGACACCACTGGAGAGGATGGTGGGGAGGAACCACCTGGTGACGAGATCTGGAGGGACACCACTGGAGAGGAAGGTGGGGAGGAACCACCTGGTGACGAGATCTGGAGGGACACCACTGGAGAGGAAGGTGGGGAGGAACCACCTGGTGACGAGATCTGGAGGGACACCACTGGAGAGGAAGGTGGGGAGGAACCACCTGGTGACGAGATCTGGAGGGACACCACTGGAGAGGAAGGTGGGGAGGAACCACCTGGTGACGAGATCTGGAGGGACACCACTGGAGAGGAAGGTGGGGAGGAACCACCTGGTGACGAGATCTGGAGGTAACATGGACACCACTGGAGAGGAAGGTGGGGAGGAACCACCTGGTGACGAGATCTGGAGGGACTTGGACACCACTGGAGAGGAAGGCGGGGAGGAACCACCTGGTGACGAGATCTGGAGGGACTTGGACACCACTGGAGAGGAAGGTGGGTAGGAACCACCTGGTGACGAGATCTGGAGATACACCACTGGAGAGGAAGGTGGGGAGGAACCACCTGGTGACATGATCTGGAGGGACACCACTGGAGAGGAAGGTGGGGAGGAACCACCTGGTGACGAGATCTGGAGGGACACCACTGGAGAGGAAGGTGGGGAGGAAACCACCTGGTGACGAGATCTGGAGGGACACCACTGGAGAGGAAGGTGGGGAGGAACCACCTGGTGACGAGATCTGGAGGGACACCACTGGAGGAAGGTGGGGGGGAAACCACCTGGTGACGAGATCTGGAGGTAACATGGACCCCACTGAAGAGGATGAGGATGAGAGGAGAGATGCCTTGAGGATCCTTGTTTGCCAATTGCAACAATACCAAATTGCAgattttttctgtattgtttTTATGGTAAATATTTTGTGTGCCAATTGACCAAATGCCCCAATTTGTTGATAATGCATTTGAAACTGGTAAGTGTGCctatttcttattttgtttgtaaggttttttttaaggCTGTGGTATTTAGATGAAAACATCTGAAAAAAGGTCAGTGTGACCTATATTTCACAAGAGTAGTTCTGTAGATGTACACACAAAAAACTGCAGAACTTGAAACCCCCTAAGATACCAGTAACATGTTTTGGCTTCATAATATTGCTGCTTGCAGATTGGTGATTAAAAAACTTAAATCTCAAGGAAAATCAAAATGGCAGTCAAAACAATAATATTCCTGGTCAGCCAAAATCATAACAATGTGAATTTCTTCATACCAATAGCCTCCCTACTATTTGGGGCAATTGTAACCAAACATTGCCAAATTAGACACAACTGCAATATATACAATCTTTACGATTTGTGTCTCGCTGGACTACATTCCCACACACACAAAGAGCTGACATTATGAGTTACTACAATGTATAGGGATCCGAGGTAAAACAAAAGAGTTCATATATACTGTGGGTTAGCACCTGTCAGAGGGATAATAGtttacaatacaaactagaTCTTTATATCCTCAAACAATCACTCTGTATACCACTTGTGTAGGCCATATATCGGATACTTATGTCTACATACTGGACCCaatgttttttccccaaaagttttGTTAGCAGAGCAGCctttttcaaaatatctgtCTTTAATTttcaactgaaaaaaaaaaacctagtATATATTTCCTTCATTTCTACTGCTCTTCCATTATTAATACAGATacagaaatgataaaaaaaaaatatttaaaaacatcaAGTGAAGATCTTTAAAACTgataaaatcaatatcattatcTACTTCTACAACCGACAGTCGGCACTTTTATGTGCAAATACTTGAAATTGAACGTCAAATGCTAAGGTTAAAAACCCTGAACAGTTAGGTACAAAGGAATTCTTCTCACAAAACCTATTTAGATTTTAAATCTTCTCAAACTTTAAAACAGATAAAGCAGTTAAAAGTTAATTGAATAGATAATTTTACAATTTGCTATACTTACGAATTCTGAACAAGTGTTTCTGATGATTGCACATTTAGGAACTTGAGTGAAATTCGAGATTTGGTTTTGAT
The sequence above is drawn from the Pecten maximus chromosome 9, xPecMax1.1, whole genome shotgun sequence genome and encodes:
- the LOC117334476 gene encoding leucine-rich repeat extensin-like protein 5, whose product is MFSSKYHSLKKNLTNKIRNRHTYQFQMHYQQIGAFGQLAHKIFTIKTIQKKSAIWYCCNWQTRILKASLLSSSSSSVGSMLPPDLVTRWFPPHLPPVVSLQISSPGGSSPPSSPVVSLQISSPGGSSPPSSPVVSLQISSPGGSSPPSSPVVSLQISSPGGSSPPSSPVVSLQISSPGGSSPPSSPVVSLQISSPGGSSPPSSPVVSLQILSPAGSSPPSSPVGSMLPPDLVTRWFLPTFLSSGVPPDLVTRWFLPTFLSSSVPPDLVTRWFLPNFLSSGVPPDLVTRWFLPTFLSSGVPPDLVTRWFLPTFLSSGVPPDLVTRWFCLTFLSSGVPPDLVTRWFLPTFLSSDVPPDLVTRWFLPTFLSSGIPQDLVTRWFLPTFLSSGVPPDIVTRWFLPLCLLSLGTNKEVKRDRGVSML